A single window of Helicobacter pylori DNA harbors:
- a CDS encoding triose-phosphate isomerase has protein sequence MTKIAMANFKSAMPIFKSHAYLKELEKTLKPQHFDRVFVFPDFLGLLPNSFLHFTLGVQNAYPRDCGAFTGEITSKHLEELKIHTLLIGHSERRTLLKESPSFLKEKFDFFKSKNFKIVYCIGEELITREKGFKAVKEFLSEQLENIDLNYSNLIVAYEPIWAIGTKKSASLEDIYLTHGFLKQILNQKTPLLYGGSVNTQNAKEILGIDSVDGLLIGSASWELENFKTIISFL, from the coding sequence ATGACAAAAATTGCCATGGCTAATTTTAAATCCGCTATGCCTATTTTTAAAAGCCATGCGTATTTAAAAGAATTAGAAAAAACTTTAAAACCGCAGCATTTTGACAGGGTGTTTGTATTCCCTGATTTTTTGGGGTTATTGCCTAATTCGTTTTTGCATTTCACTTTAGGAGTGCAAAACGCTTACCCTAGAGATTGTGGGGCTTTTACCGGTGAAATCACTTCAAAGCATTTAGAAGAATTAAAAATCCACACGCTTTTAATAGGGCATAGCGAGAGGCGAACGCTTTTAAAGGAAAGCCCTAGTTTTTTGAAAGAAAAGTTTGATTTTTTTAAAAGTAAAAATTTTAAAATTGTCTATTGTATTGGCGAAGAATTGATAACCAGAGAAAAGGGCTTTAAGGCTGTAAAGGAATTTTTAAGCGAGCAATTAGAAAATATTGATCTTAATTATTCCAATTTGATTGTGGCTTATGAGCCTATTTGGGCGATTGGCACTAAAAAAAGCGCATCTTTAGAAGACATTTATCTCACGCATGGTTTTTTAAAGCAAATCTTAAATCAAAAAACGCCTTTATTGTATGGGGGGAGCGTGAACACACAAAACGCTAAAGAAATTTTAGGGATTGATAGCGTGGATGGCTTGTTGATCGGGAGCGCGTCTTGGGAATTAGAAAATTTTAAAACAATCATTTCATTTTTATAA
- the fabI gene encoding enoyl-ACP reductase FabI, with the protein MGFLKGKKGLIVGVANNKSIAYGIAQSCFNQGATLAFTYLNESLEKRVRPIAQELNSPYVYELDVSKEEHFKPLYNSVKKDLGSLDFIVHSVAFAPKEALEGSLLETSKSAFNTAMEISVYSLIELTNTLKPLLNNGASVLTLSYLGSTKYMAHYNVMGLAKAALESAVRYLAVDLGKHNIRVNALSAGPIRTLASSGIADFRMILKWNEINAPLRKNVSLEEVGNAGMYLLSSLSSGVSGEVHFVDAGYHVMGMGAVEEKDNKATLLWDLQNNKGY; encoded by the coding sequence ATGGGATTTTTAAAAGGTAAAAAAGGGCTTATTGTGGGGGTGGCAAACAATAAATCCATCGCTTATGGGATCGCTCAATCTTGCTTCAATCAAGGGGCTACTCTGGCTTTCACTTATTTGAATGAGAGCTTAGAAAAGCGCGTGAGACCTATCGCGCAGGAATTGAATAGCCCCTATGTGTATGAATTGGATGTGAGCAAAGAAGAGCATTTCAAGCCGCTATACAATAGCGTTAAAAAGGATTTAGGCTCATTGGATTTTATCGTTCATAGCGTGGCCTTTGCCCCTAAAGAGGCTTTAGAAGGGAGCTTGTTAGAAACTTCTAAAAGCGCGTTTAACACCGCTATGGAAATTTCTGTTTATTCTTTAATAGAGCTGACAAACACTCTAAAACCTTTATTGAATAACGGGGCGTCTGTTTTGACTCTAAGCTATTTGGGCAGCACCAAATACATGGCGCATTACAATGTGATGGGGTTGGCTAAAGCGGCCCTAGAGAGCGCGGTGCGTTATTTAGCGGTGGATTTAGGCAAACATAATATTAGAGTGAATGCCCTATCGGCTGGGCCCATTAGGACGCTCGCTTCTAGCGGGATCGCTGATTTTAGGATGATTTTAAAATGGAATGAAATCAACGCCCCTTTAAGAAAAAATGTGAGTTTAGAAGAAGTGGGCAATGCCGGGATGTATTTGCTCTCTAGCTTGTCTAGTGGCGTGAGTGGGGAAGTGCATTTTGTAGATGCTGGCTATCATGTGATGGGCATGGGGGCTGTGGAAGAAAAAGATAATAAAGCTACGCTATTGTGGGATTTGCAGAACAATAAGGGGTATTGA
- the lpxD gene encoding UDP-3-O-(3-hydroxymyristoyl)glucosamine N-acyltransferase — protein MKLSELLSAYSIETEFSNDFEVHALAELDKATPNDISYIDQARYLKLLKDSKAGAVFIRKKESSKVPKRMQALVVDNPHLAFAKVSHAFKIPFFKNPESVNEPKHFEKVTIMPNVVIGEGVEIGENSLIYPGVVIADGVKIGKNCVLYPRVILYQNTILEDNVTIHAGSVIGGDGFGYAHTALGEHVKIEHVGIVRIQKNVEIGANTAIDRAVFGETLIKEGVKIDNLVQIGHNCVLGEHSIVVSQVGLSGSTTTGRNVVFGGQVGIGGHLHVGEFTQIGGKSAVGKDLPPNTNFAGAIPAMEIHEWHHFLAHLRTNFRKQQKTSLLQKAKGFFKS, from the coding sequence ATGAAATTAAGCGAATTGTTGAGCGCCTATTCTATTGAAACGGAATTTTCAAACGATTTTGAAGTGCATGCTTTAGCGGAATTGGATAAGGCCACGCCTAATGATATTAGCTATATTGACCAAGCGCGTTACCTTAAACTTTTAAAAGATTCCAAAGCCGGGGCGGTGTTTATCCGTAAAAAAGAATCTTCTAAAGTGCCAAAACGCATGCAAGCTTTAGTCGTGGATAACCCGCATTTAGCTTTCGCTAAAGTTTCGCATGCCTTTAAAATCCCTTTTTTTAAAAACCCAGAAAGCGTGAATGAGCCTAAACATTTTGAAAAAGTAACGATCATGCCTAATGTTGTGATTGGAGAGGGTGTGGAAATTGGCGAAAACTCTTTGATTTATCCGGGCGTGGTGATCGCTGATGGGGTCAAAATCGGTAAAAATTGCGTTTTGTATCCTCGTGTGATCTTGTATCAAAACACAATTTTAGAAGACAATGTTACTATCCATGCAGGCAGCGTGATCGGAGGCGATGGCTTTGGTTATGCGCACACCGCTTTAGGAGAGCATGTCAAAATTGAGCATGTGGGGATTGTTAGGATTCAAAAAAATGTAGAAATTGGCGCTAACACAGCGATTGATAGGGCGGTGTTTGGCGAGACTTTGATTAAAGAGGGCGTTAAGATTGATAACTTGGTTCAAATCGGGCATAATTGCGTTTTAGGCGAGCACAGCATCGTCGTTTCTCAAGTGGGCTTGAGCGGCTCTACAACCACAGGCCGTAATGTAGTTTTTGGCGGTCAAGTGGGCATTGGGGGGCATTTGCATGTGGGTGAGTTCACTCAAATTGGGGGTAAAAGCGCGGTGGGTAAAGACTTGCCCCCTAACACTAATTTTGCCGGAGCGATCCCTGCTATGGAAATCCATGAATGGCACCATTTCCTGGCTCATTTACGAACGAATTTCAGGAAACAGCAAAAAACGAGTTTGTTGCAAAAAGCTAAAGGGTTTTTTAAGTCTTAA
- the metK gene encoding methionine adenosyltransferase — protein sequence MKDSFLFTSESVTEGHPDKMADQISDAVLDYIIERDQKAKVACETLVSNGFCMITGELKTSVYAPMQEIAREVVKKIGYTDALYGFDYRSAAVLNGVGEQSPDINQGVDREDGEIGAGDQGLMFGYACKETETLMPLPIHLAHQLAFALAQKRKDNTLPFLRPDGKSQVSVRYENNKPVSVDTIVISTQHSPEVSQKHLKEAVIEEIVYKVLPKEYLHDNIRFFINPTGKFVIGGPQGDAGLTGRKIIVDTYGGFCPHGGGAFSGKDPSKVDRSAAYAARYVAKNLVASGVCDKATVQLAYAIGVIEPVSIYVNTHNTSEYSSAELEKCVKSVFKLTPKGIIESLDLLRPIYSLTSVYGHFGRELEEFTWEKTNKAEEIKAFFKR from the coding sequence ATGAAAGATAGTTTTCTTTTCACCTCTGAATCAGTAACCGAGGGGCATCCTGACAAAATGGCTGATCAAATCAGCGATGCGGTTTTAGATTACATTATTGAGCGGGATCAAAAAGCCAAAGTCGCATGCGAGACTTTAGTTTCTAACGGGTTTTGCATGATCACTGGCGAGTTAAAAACTTCTGTTTATGCCCCTATGCAAGAGATTGCAAGAGAAGTGGTTAAAAAGATTGGCTATACAGACGCTCTTTATGGCTTTGATTACAGGAGCGCGGCGGTTTTGAATGGCGTTGGCGAGCAAAGCCCTGATATTAATCAAGGCGTGGATAGAGAAGATGGCGAGATTGGGGCAGGGGATCAAGGGCTTATGTTTGGTTATGCGTGCAAAGAGACTGAAACGCTCATGCCTTTACCCATCCATTTAGCACACCAGCTCGCTTTCGCTCTGGCTCAAAAAAGAAAAGACAACACTCTGCCTTTTTTAAGGCCTGATGGCAAGTCTCAGGTGAGCGTGCGTTATGAAAACAACAAGCCTGTAAGCGTTGATACGATTGTCATTTCCACCCAACACTCCCCAGAAGTTTCACAAAAGCATTTAAAAGAAGCCGTGATTGAAGAGATTGTTTATAAAGTTTTACCCAAAGAATATTTGCATGACAATATCAGGTTTTTTATAAACCCCACAGGAAAATTCGTCATCGGTGGGCCTCAAGGCGATGCGGGCTTGACGGGCAGAAAAATCATCGTGGATACTTATGGAGGGTTTTGCCCGCATGGGGGGGGAGCGTTTAGCGGGAAAGACCCTAGTAAAGTGGATAGGAGCGCGGCTTATGCGGCCCGCTATGTGGCTAAAAATTTGGTAGCGAGTGGGGTTTGCGATAAAGCGACCGTGCAGCTTGCTTACGCGATTGGGGTGATAGAGCCGGTGTCTATTTATGTGAACACGCATAACACGAGCGAGTATTCAAGCGCGGAGTTGGAAAAATGCGTGAAATCGGTTTTCAAACTCACGCCAAAAGGCATCATTGAAAGCCTGGATTTGTTAAGGCCCATTTATTCGCTCACTTCAGTTTATGGGCATTTTGGGCGCGAGTTAGAGGAATTCACTTGGGAAAAAACCAACAAAGCTGAGGAGATTAAAGCGTTCTTTAAGCGTTAA
- the ndk gene encoding nucleoside-diphosphate kinase produces the protein MKQRTLSIIKPDALKKKVVGKIIDRFESNGLEVIAMKRLHLSVKDAENFYAIHRERPFFKDLIEFMVSGPVVVMVLEGEDAVAKNRDLMGATDPKLAQKGTIRADFAESIDANAVHGSDSLENAHNEIAFFFAARDLLRFKGVFK, from the coding sequence TTGAAACAAAGAACGCTGTCTATTATTAAGCCTGATGCACTTAAGAAAAAAGTGGTAGGCAAAATCATTGATCGCTTTGAGAGTAACGGCTTGGAAGTGATTGCTATGAAACGCTTGCATTTGAGCGTTAAAGACGCTGAAAACTTTTATGCGATCCACAGAGAGAGACCTTTTTTTAAAGATTTGATAGAATTTATGGTCAGTGGTCCGGTGGTGGTTATGGTTTTAGAGGGCGAAGATGCGGTGGCTAAAAACAGAGATCTTATGGGAGCGACTGATCCCAAACTCGCCCAAAAAGGCACTATCAGGGCGGATTTTGCTGAAAGCATTGACGCTAATGCGGTGCATGGGAGCGATAGCTTGGAAAACGCGCACAATGAAATCGCTTTCTTTTTTGCCGCTAGGGATCTTTTAAGGTTTAAGGGCGTTTTTAAGTAA
- the rpmF gene encoding 50S ribosomal protein L32, which yields MAVPDRRVSKTRAAKRRTHYSVKLAKPVKAKDGTWKLPHHINKFTKEY from the coding sequence ATGGCAGTACCTGATAGAAGAGTGAGTAAGACAAGAGCGGCAAAAAGGCGTACGCATTATAGCGTTAAGTTGGCTAAACCTGTGAAAGCCAAAGATGGCACTTGGAAGCTCCCCCACCATATTAACAAATTTACTAAAGAATACTAA
- the plsX gene encoding phosphate acyltransferase PlsX — MKIVIDLMGADHGVLPIIEGVSRALENKSFSAVLVGDKDKATPFISKELASKVEMIHTQDYIKMEEAATEAIKRKESSIYLGMDILKNGADALISAGHSGATMGLATLRLGRIKGVERPAICTLMPSVGKRPSVLLDVGANTDCKPEYLIDFALMGYEYAKSVLHYDSPKVGLLSNGEEDIKGNMLVKETHKMLKAYDFFYGNVEGSDIFKGVVDVVVCDGFMGNVVLKTTEGVASAIGSIFKDEIKSSFKSKMGALMLKNAFGILKQKTDYAEYGGAPLLGVNKSVIISHGKSNARAVECAIYQAISAVESQVCLRITQAFESLKPSVSAHQSDQ; from the coding sequence ATGAAGATTGTAATAGACTTAATGGGGGCTGACCATGGGGTTTTACCCATTATTGAGGGAGTCTCAAGGGCTTTAGAGAATAAGAGTTTTAGTGCGGTTTTAGTGGGGGATAAAGACAAAGCGACCCCTTTTATTTCTAAAGAGTTAGCCAGCAAAGTGGAAATGATCCACACGCAAGATTATATTAAAATGGAAGAAGCCGCCACTGAGGCAATTAAGCGTAAGGAATCTTCCATTTACTTGGGTATGGATATTCTAAAAAATGGGGCTGACGCTTTGATTTCAGCGGGGCATAGCGGAGCGACTATGGGTTTAGCAACCTTGCGTTTAGGACGCATCAAGGGGGTTGAAAGGCCTGCTATTTGCACTTTGATGCCTAGCGTTGGCAAACGCCCTAGCGTGCTATTAGACGTAGGAGCGAACACGGATTGCAAGCCTGAATATTTGATTGATTTTGCTCTTATGGGGTATGAATACGCTAAAAGCGTGTTGCATTATGATAGCCCTAAGGTGGGTCTTTTGAGTAATGGCGAAGAAGATATTAAAGGGAACATGCTCGTTAAAGAAACGCATAAAATGCTGAAAGCTTATGACTTCTTTTATGGCAATGTGGAGGGGAGCGATATTTTCAAAGGGGTTGTGGATGTGGTGGTTTGCGATGGCTTTATGGGGAATGTGGTCTTAAAGACAACAGAAGGGGTCGCTAGCGCAATAGGCTCTATTTTTAAAGATGAAATTAAAAGCTCTTTTAAATCTAAAATGGGGGCTTTGATGCTTAAGAATGCGTTTGGTATTTTAAAACAAAAAACCGATTACGCTGAATATGGGGGAGCACCGCTTTTAGGCGTGAATAAAAGCGTGATCATTAGCCATGGCAAGAGCAACGCTAGAGCGGTTGAATGCGCGATTTATCAGGCCATTAGCGCTGTTGAAAGTCAGGTTTGTTTGAGGATTACTCAAGCGTTTGAGAGCTTGAAGCCTAGCGTTTCTGCACATCAAAGTGATCAGTAA
- a CDS encoding ketoacyl-ACP synthase III encodes MEFYASLKSIAMHVPSERVKNAEFQQFLDTSDEWIEKRTGIKERRFANDEEKSSDLGVIAAKQAIERAHLTPKDIDLVVVATLSPDFLAMPSTACVLSAKLGIENKPAFDISAACTGFIYLLSVAKAYVESGMYENVLIVGAEKTSSVLDFKDRGTCILFGDGAGACVIGRTKHLKESILDVQISANGNFSNYLYTPRTLKPTPFNAKEEALEPFLCMKGNEVFKLAVKTLLKDVEMILEKNALKPEDVRLFIPHQANFRIIQAVREHLDFKDEQVVLTVHKYGNTSAASIPMAMGEAYEEGRLKKGDLMLLDAFGGGLTWGSALVYFGG; translated from the coding sequence ATGGAATTTTACGCCTCTCTTAAATCCATTGCGATGCATGTTCCAAGCGAGCGTGTGAAAAATGCAGAGTTCCAGCAATTTTTGGATACCAGCGATGAATGGATAGAAAAAAGGACTGGTATCAAAGAGCGCCGTTTCGCTAACGATGAAGAAAAAAGCAGCGATTTAGGGGTAATAGCGGCTAAACAAGCCATAGAGAGAGCGCATTTAACCCCAAAAGACATTGATTTGGTGGTTGTGGCGACTTTAAGCCCTGATTTTTTGGCCATGCCTTCAACCGCTTGCGTGTTGAGCGCGAAATTAGGCATTGAAAACAAACCGGCGTTTGATATTTCAGCCGCTTGCACGGGTTTTATTTATTTATTATCGGTGGCTAAGGCTTATGTTGAGAGCGGGATGTATGAAAATGTGCTGATTGTGGGGGCAGAAAAAACGAGCAGCGTGTTAGATTTTAAAGATAGGGGGACTTGTATTTTATTTGGCGATGGGGCTGGGGCGTGCGTGATAGGCAGAACCAAACATTTAAAAGAAAGCATTTTAGACGTGCAGATTTCAGCGAATGGGAATTTTTCTAATTATCTTTATACGCCAAGGACTCTAAAACCCACGCCCTTTAACGCTAAAGAAGAAGCTTTAGAGCCTTTTTTGTGCATGAAGGGCAATGAAGTGTTTAAGCTAGCGGTGAAAACGCTTTTAAAAGATGTGGAAATGATCTTAGAAAAAAACGCTCTCAAACCTGAAGATGTGCGTCTGTTTATCCCGCATCAAGCTAATTTTAGGATTATTCAAGCGGTGCGAGAGCATTTGGATTTTAAAGATGAGCAAGTGGTTTTAACCGTGCATAAATACGGCAACACTTCAGCAGCCAGTATCCCTATGGCTATGGGTGAAGCTTATGAAGAGGGGCGCTTGAAAAAGGGCGATTTAATGCTTCTAGACGCTTTTGGTGGGGGATTGACTTGGGGTTCAGCGTTGGTGTATTTTGGAGGATAA
- a CDS encoding ATP-binding protein, translated as MEFYKRVLKLHHFRNLGKNSPTELLLNSSFDEKHGGLVILVGENNVGKSNVLEALKIFNDADIKLCREEDYFKAHEKDSLLSLEEETILDRKITDFSCVDLRIQSKEVSHNLKELSKTLISYPFEKHVEALGEQCSNFVSIPINNDDYSNICTLVSDFINLIASYNLLESFLDFYKDKLKLSELVTEYANATNNLLFKELIKHLSGNNQLVKNFCQCIKEIIKCNIPNKKYNTDEFFVMGQHKQNQLEKIYSHFEKLSASEVKPQNEDILKKLKSLDEIFKTTDFNTKFTPKTEVKDIIKEIDEKYPINEKFKQQFRTFRLNIGNLKKKIKNSLKYLEKTREDFERKKESWIKEIGNDCKNQKTLKFNYDVLLDNIQQICKNYIESHAINDVSKDIKYMMCQFYLEKMELLSNSKIRRYQYDDLLKSARKFLWEDIKTLDEKSGVHLFPKNLKEIKEKFENNKEKFKQSKNVSEFAEHCRECNPYTAFNFHLNNSSSHQFDELVPTMKEYKELKITDNDLKTALFTCIDYSSPSEFDQSDWFFRNSLFRKMDFHPNAIWNFFGSILKDGQALQIIMFDKNNDLVIYDFEKSFNIPKKYLQEIDQELLKEIRQSEFPFNIEAKGECDNNVCQFEFFKKDTSHLLFKVNFTEILENIAEILEYNMQLKIDSLIAKEFNKLLAIAEDSPQDSYQLKIHVRHNNKFYDYSKEYTAYEIKLEVYDCRKSHDHNEPIILSQQSTGFQWAFNFMFGFLYNVGSNFSFNKNIIYVMDEPARKEFRKFLKEYAHKNHVTFVLATHDPFLVDTDHLDEIRIVEKETESSVIKNHFNYPLNNASKDSDALYQIKRSLGVGQHVFHNPQKHRIIFVEGITDYCYLSAFKLYFNKREFKDSPIPFTFLPISGLKNNPNDMEETIQKLCELDNNPIVLTDDDRKCVFNQQATSERFKRANEEMHDPITILQLSDCDRHFKQIEDCFSANDRKKYAKNKRMELAMAFKTRLLYGGEDAVEKQTKRNFLKLFKWVAWATNLIKNQTQQTIKKEYIKFDYNTPQILLLKGF; from the coding sequence ATGGAATTTTATAAGCGTGTTTTGAAATTGCACCATTTTAGGAATTTGGGTAAAAACTCGCCCACAGAATTACTTTTAAATTCAAGTTTTGATGAAAAACATGGGGGGTTGGTGATCTTAGTGGGGGAAAATAATGTCGGTAAAAGCAATGTTTTAGAAGCTTTGAAAATCTTTAATGATGCGGATATTAAACTTTGTAGGGAGGAAGATTATTTCAAAGCCCATGAAAAAGATTCCCTTTTAAGCTTGGAAGAAGAAACAATCCTTGATCGCAAAATCACAGATTTTTCTTGCGTGGATTTGAGGATCCAATCTAAAGAAGTCAGTCATAATTTAAAGGAATTATCAAAAACGCTAATCAGCTATCCTTTTGAAAAACATGTAGAAGCTTTAGGGGAACAATGCAGTAACTTCGTTTCTATTCCCATTAACAATGACGACTATTCAAATATTTGCACTCTTGTGAGTGATTTTATAAATCTTATAGCTTCTTACAATTTATTAGAATCATTTTTAGATTTTTATAAAGATAAATTAAAATTGAGCGAGCTTGTAACTGAATATGCCAACGCAACCAATAATCTGCTTTTCAAAGAATTAATCAAACATTTAAGTGGCAACAATCAATTGGTTAAAAATTTTTGTCAGTGCATCAAAGAAATCATAAAGTGCAATATACCTAATAAAAAATACAACACAGATGAATTTTTTGTCATGGGGCAACACAAACAAAATCAATTGGAAAAAATTTATTCTCATTTTGAAAAACTTAGTGCAAGTGAAGTTAAACCACAAAATGAAGACATCTTAAAAAAGCTAAAAAGTTTAGATGAAATTTTTAAGACTACCGACTTTAATACAAAATTCACACCAAAAACTGAAGTGAAAGACATTATTAAAGAAATAGACGAAAAATACCCCATCAATGAAAAATTTAAACAGCAATTTAGAACATTCCGGTTAAATATAGGCAACCTTAAAAAGAAAATTAAAAATTCTTTAAAATACCTTGAAAAAACAAGAGAGGATTTTGAGCGAAAAAAAGAATCATGGATAAAAGAAATTGGAAATGACTGCAAAAATCAAAAAACGCTAAAGTTTAATTATGATGTTTTGTTGGATAATATCCAACAAATATGCAAAAATTATATAGAAAGTCATGCCATTAATGATGTGTCTAAAGATATTAAATACATGATGTGTCAGTTTTATTTGGAAAAAATGGAATTGTTATCAAATTCAAAAATTAGGCGATACCAATACGATGATCTTTTGAAATCAGCAAGAAAATTTCTGTGGGAAGACATAAAAACTTTAGATGAAAAGAGTGGCGTTCATTTGTTCCCCAAAAATCTTAAAGAAATCAAAGAAAAATTTGAGAACAACAAGGAAAAATTCAAACAAAGCAAAAATGTTTCTGAGTTCGCAGAGCATTGCCGAGAGTGTAACCCCTATACGGCGTTTAACTTTCATCTAAATAATAGTTCATCTCATCAATTTGATGAACTCGTGCCAACCATGAAAGAATACAAAGAGCTAAAAATCACAGATAACGACCTTAAGACTGCATTATTTACTTGCATTGATTATTCTTCTCCTTCTGAATTTGACCAATCGGATTGGTTCTTTAGAAATTCATTATTTAGGAAAATGGACTTTCACCCTAATGCAATTTGGAATTTTTTTGGGAGCATTTTAAAAGATGGTCAAGCGTTACAAATAATAATGTTTGATAAAAATAATGATTTAGTAATCTATGATTTTGAAAAATCGTTCAACATTCCTAAAAAATACTTGCAAGAAATAGACCAAGAATTACTAAAAGAGATCAGACAATCAGAATTTCCTTTTAATATTGAAGCAAAAGGCGAATGCGATAACAATGTATGTCAATTTGAATTTTTTAAAAAAGACACAAGCCATCTTTTATTTAAGGTAAATTTTACAGAAATATTAGAAAATATTGCAGAAATTTTAGAATACAACATGCAATTAAAAATAGATTCTTTAATTGCAAAAGAATTTAATAAGCTTTTAGCGATCGCTGAAGATAGCCCTCAAGATAGTTACCAATTAAAAATTCATGTCCGACACAACAATAAATTTTATGATTATTCAAAGGAATATACGGCATATGAAATAAAACTTGAAGTTTATGATTGCAGAAAATCCCACGATCACAATGAGCCAATCATCTTAAGCCAGCAAAGCACCGGCTTCCAATGGGCGTTTAATTTCATGTTTGGCTTTCTCTACAATGTGGGATCAAATTTTAGTTTTAACAAGAATATTATCTATGTCATGGACGAGCCAGCCAGGAAGGAGTTTAGGAAATTTTTAAAAGAATACGCTCATAAAAATCATGTTACTTTTGTTTTAGCCACCCATGACCCCTTTTTGGTGGATACGGATCATTTAGATGAAATAAGGATTGTGGAAAAAGAAACAGAAAGCTCTGTAATCAAGAATCACTTTAACTATCCTCTAAATAATGCGAGCAAAGACTCCGATGCCTTGTATCAAATCAAGCGTTCTTTAGGGGTGGGTCAGCATGTTTTTCACAACCCCCAAAAACACCGAATCATCTTTGTGGAAGGCATCACCGATTATTGCTATTTGAGCGCTTTCAAATTGTATTTCAATAAGCGAGAATTCAAAGACAGCCCCATTCCTTTCACTTTCTTACCCATTTCAGGGCTTAAAAACAATCCAAACGACATGGAAGAAACCATTCAAAAACTCTGCGAGTTAGACAACAACCCCATTGTTTTGACAGATGATGACAGAAAATGCGTTTTTAACCAACAAGCAACGAGCGAACGATTTAAAAGGGCTAATGAAGAAATGCATGATCCCATCACCATCTTACAACTCTCAGACTGCGATAGGCATTTCAAACAAATTGAAGATTGTTTCAGCGCAAACGATAGAAAAAAATACGCTAAAAATAAGCGAATGGAATTGGCCATGGCGTTCAAAACAAGGCTTTTGTATGGCGGAGAAGATGCGGTAGAAAAACAAACAAAAAGAAATTTTTTAAAATTATTCAAATGGGTTGCATGGGCTACAAACTTGATCAAAAACCAAACGCAACAAACGATTAAAAAAGAATATATCAAATTTGATTATAATACCCCACAAATACTATTATTGAAAGGATTTTGA
- a CDS encoding Mrp/NBP35 family ATP-binding protein, producing MVQFQNTLIKFHALSFFKNANLIDDAKLNKTCYKENSNTIILRIKMLTQEDVLNALKTIIYPNFEKDIVSFGFVKNITLHDDQLGLLIEIPSSSEETSAILRESISKAMQEKGVKALNLDIKTPPKPQAPKPTTKNLAKNIKHVVMISSGKGGVGKSTTSVNLSIALANLNQKVGLLDADVYGPNIPRMMGLQNADVIMDPSGKKLIPLKAFGVSVMSMGLLYDEGQSLIWRGPMLMRAIEQMLSDIIWGDLDVLVVDMPPGTGDAQLTLAQAVPLSAGITVTTPQIVSLDDAKRSLDMFKKLHIPIAGIVENMGSFVCEHCKKESEIFGSNSMSGLLEAYHTQILAKLPLEPKVRLGGDKGEPIVISHPDSVSAKIFEKMAKDLSAFLERVEKEKLADNKDIQPTQTHACSH from the coding sequence ATGGTGCAATTTCAAAACACGCTTATAAAATTCCATGCCCTATCCTTTTTTAAAAATGCAAATTTAATTGATGATGCAAAATTAAACAAAACATGCTATAAAGAAAATTCAAATACTATCATTTTAAGGATTAAAATGCTCACCCAAGAAGATGTCTTGAACGCGTTAAAAACGATCATCTACCCTAATTTTGAAAAGGATATTGTCAGCTTTGGTTTTGTTAAAAACATCACCTTGCATGACGATCAATTAGGGCTTTTAATAGAAATCCCCTCAAGCTCTGAAGAAACGAGCGCGATTTTAAGGGAAAGTATCTCCAAAGCGATGCAAGAAAAAGGCGTGAAAGCTTTGAATTTGGATATTAAAACCCCGCCTAAACCGCAAGCCCCAAAGCCAACCACTAAAAATCTGGCTAAAAACATCAAGCATGTGGTCATGATAAGCTCGGGTAAGGGCGGTGTGGGTAAAAGTACCACCAGCGTGAATTTAAGCATCGCTTTAGCGAATTTAAACCAAAAAGTGGGGTTACTAGACGCTGATGTGTATGGCCCTAATATCCCTAGAATGATGGGCTTGCAAAACGCTGATGTGATCATGGATCCTAGCGGTAAAAAACTCATTCCTTTAAAGGCTTTTGGCGTTTCTGTGATGAGCATGGGGCTTTTGTATGATGAAGGGCAGAGTCTCATTTGGAGAGGGCCTATGCTTATGCGAGCGATTGAGCAGATGCTAAGCGATATTATTTGGGGGGATTTAGATGTTTTGGTGGTGGATATGCCCCCAGGAACAGGCGATGCGCAGCTCACGCTAGCCCAAGCCGTGCCTTTGAGCGCAGGAATCACCGTTACGACTCCTCAAATAGTGAGTTTAGATGACGCTAAACGGAGTTTGGACATGTTTAAGAAATTACACATTCCTATTGCGGGCATTGTGGAAAATATGGGGAGTTTTGTGTGCGAGCATTGCAAGAAAGAGAGCGAGATTTTTGGCTCAAATTCCATGAGTGGATTATTAGAGGCTTATCACACGCAGATTTTAGCCAAGCTCCCTTTAGAGCCTAAAGTGCGTTTAGGGGGGGATAAGGGCGAACCGATTGTGATTTCTCACCCTGATAGCGTGAGCGCTAAGATTTTTGAAAAAATGGCAAAGGATTTGAGTGCGTTTTTAGAGAGAGTGGAAAAGGAAAAATTAGCCGATAATAAAGACATCCAGCCCACACAAACGCATGCCTGCTCGCATTAG